In Coccidioides posadasii str. Silveira chromosome 4, complete sequence, one genomic interval encodes:
- the SFT2 gene encoding protein transport protein sft2 (EggNog:ENOG410PHP2~COG:U~TransMembrane:4 (i81-108o114-135i147-165o171-192i)) → MASASFRDSMNSLGWSRRAPEPTTTNGSSSTPILSKLQSLNPFASRGYVHLSEGSSAPLPAPTRREEEEGWFALSRWDRMLIFAGFNIGALVCFAICMCFIIFPALMFVPRKFAILWSVGSVLFLASWAVLLGPMTYAKHLLSGPRLPFTAAYFASIGLTLFFAVGLHSTLLTLISSIFQLVALVWYLVSYFPMGTTGLRLATRVGTGRVAAWMND, encoded by the exons ATGGCGTCGGCGTCTTTTCGGGATTCTATGAATTCTCTGGGCTGGTCTCGGAGAGCGCCAGAGCCCACCACCACCAATGGCTCGTCCTCAACACCAATACTTTCAAAACTACAGTCCCTAAATCCATTTGCGAGCCGTGGTTATGTTCATCTGTCAGAAGGCTCTTCTGCGCCGTTACCAGCTCCCACacgaagagaagaagaggaagggTGGTTTGCTT TGAGTCGATGGGATCGCATGCTGATATTTGCGGGATTCAATATCGGCGCCCTTGTCTGCTTTGCAATTTGCATGTGCTTCATTATATTTCCTGCGTTGATGTTTGTTCCACGCAAATTTGCCATCCT GTGGTCCGTTGGCTCCGTTTTGTTTCTTGCGTCCTGGGCGGTGCTCCTCGGGCCCATGACTTATGCCAAACACCTCCTGTCTGGACCCCGGCTCCCATTTACTGCTGCTTACTTCGCGTCTATTGGGCTCACACTTTTTTTTGCGGTTGGT CTCCATTCCACCCTCTTAACACTCATATCCTCAATATTCCAACTTGTCGCTCTCGTGTGGTACCTTGTCAGCTACTTTCCTATGGGCACCACGGGTTTAAGGCTTGCGACTCGCGTTGGAACGGGAAGGGTGGCAGCCTGGATGAACGACTAG
- a CDS encoding uncharacterized protein (EggNog:ENOG410PGIQ~COG:J~BUSCO:1706at33183): MVQQDPHEVTQLIHSLQAAQGPKRGGKSFSCKKSTFPVSGSQGTTVDSWKFRDWDYKRDDLPTYARGLFTTRTRNGTPEIAIRGYDKFFNVDEVNLTKWENIEKNTIGPYELSVKENGCIIFMSGLEDGTLLVCSKHSTGPRQDANLSHAVAGQKWVRRHVESVGKTERELALELRKMNATAVGELCDDSFEEHVLAYDEHSAGIYLHGINYNVPFFATLSGPEVHKFADNWGFKKAQFVLKNDLSEVRTFLEGCAETGSWGGRDTEGFVVRCKMREAHSGPYVDWFFKYKFEEPYLMYRQWRECTKAVISGRPPRYKKHVKITEEYLQYARRQLQMNPKLGSLYNQNHGIIAMRDGFLKERGLKGSDIIAMETAEGDVAPPISQNIVLVPVASIGCGKTTVALGLVNLFGWGHIQNDNIQGRRDRAKRFVHQINNALINHKAVIADRNNHQKRERKQIIEDIRSINPDARFVALHYVHEPKGRMLDGIRNITRQRVLERGDNHQTIRADSKSPEEIIGIMEGFLQRFEAVDTEHEPDINFDEVIDLDIAATSRENLETIVSALYNAYPRLFDGSKPSASDLDLAIDAAMKNYTVDVKHDLTFGSKNPSHRQPPSNSGQNQPNTINGNTIEKLLKRIEFFNISLPQSEVNSLAASLFPPSTPPEISKLYNHLKNSRRIQASFHVTLIHKASAKDRPDIWDQYKDLYKNALQRQLQQPDGHTRNPTPALGAARVRIERLVWNDKIMAFVARIMPVDHDERLNSHVSRDMGSWECANDIPHVTVGTAAPNIKPKESNDLLRHWLEHGANAETGIMEAEIPSVKVLEGIVGVVLSRS, encoded by the coding sequence ATGGTGCAGCAAGACCCCCACGAAGTCACGCAGTTGATACACTCGCTCCAAGCCGCTCAAGGCCCaaagagaggaggaaagTCGTTCTCATGCAAGAAGTCAACTTTTCCCGTTAGCGGGTCGCAAGGCACTACGGTTGATTCCTGGAAATTTCGAGATTGGGATTACAAACGAGACGACCTTCCTACGTACGCCCGTGGCCTCTTCACGACGAGAACCAGGAATGGTACCCCCGAAATTGCTATCCGAGGGTACGACAAATTTTTCAATGTAGATGAGGTGAATCTGACGAAATGGGAAAATATCGAAAAGAATACAATTGGGCCATACGAACTGAGCGTGAAGGAAAATGGCTGCATCATATTCATGTCTGGCCTAGAGGATGGCACGCTTCTGGTGTGTAGCAAGCATTCCACGGGCCCAAGGCAAGACGCCAATCTCAGCCACGCAGTTGCGGGACAAAAATGGGTGAGGCGACATGTCGAATCGGTGGgaaagacagagagagaacTGGCGCTTGAGCTAAGAAAAATGAATGCCACCGCTGTGGGAGAATTGTGTGATGACAGCTTCGAGGAGCATGTGTTGGCGTACGATGAACACTCTGCTGGAATATATCTTCACGGAATTAACTATAACGTGCCTTTCTTTGCTACCCTTTCTGGACCTGAAGTGCACAAATTTGCCGACAACTGGGGTTTCAAAAAGGCACAATTTGTGCTTAAGAATGATCTATCCGAAGTGCGAACTTTCTTAGAAGGGTGCGCAGAAACAGGCTCGTGGGGCGGAAGGGATACCGAAGGATTTGTTGTCCGATGCAAAATGCGTGAAGCCCACTCCGGACCCTATGTTGACTGGTTCTTCAAGTATAAATTTGAAGAACCGTATCTCATGTACCGGCAGTGGCGTGAGTGCACTAAAGCGGTCATTTCAGGGAGGCCACCAAGGTACAAAAAGCACGTGAAGATTACAGAGGAATACCTACAATATGCCCGAAGGCAGCTCCAGATGAATCCAAAACTTGGAAGTCTCTATAACCAAAATCATGGTATAATCGCAATGAGAGATGGATTCCTTAAGGAGAGAGGCCTCAAAGGCTCGGATATCATTGCTATGGAAACTGCTGAAGGAGATGTTGCACCTCCTATTTCCCAAAATATTGTCCTTGTCCCTGTGGCTTCTATCGGCTGCGGAAAGACAACCGTTGCTCTTGGACTTGTGAACCTTTTCGGCTGGGGTCACATCCAAAATGACAATATCCAAGGACGAAGGGATCGAGCAAAAAGATTTGTCCATCAAATAAACAACGCACTAATTAACCATAAGGCTGTGATTGCGGACCGCAATAATCACCAAAAGCGTGAAAGAAAGCAAATCATTGAGGATATCCGCTCGATAAACCCTGATGCGCGATTCGTCGCTCTCCATTACGTCCACGAGCCAAAAGGCAGGATGCTAGATGGTATTCGGAACATCACTCGTCAGCGGGTTCTCGAACGCGGGGATAACCACCAGACAATCCGTGCGGATAGCAAAAGTCCTGAGGAAATCATAGGAATTATGGAAGGATTTTTACAGCGTTTCGAGGCAGTGGATACGGAACACGAGCCAGATATCAATTTTGACGAGGTAATTGATCTAGATATTGCAGCGACTTCTCGGGAGAACCTTGAGACTATCGTATCTGCTCTGTACAACGCATATCCAAGACTGTTCGATGGATCAAAGCCGTCTGCGTCTGATTTAGACCTGGCCATCGACGCAGCTATGAAAAACTATACTGTGGATGTCAAGCACGATCTGACCTTTGGTTCCAAAAATCCAAGCCATCGTCAACCGCCTTCTAACTCCGGGCAGAATCAACCGAATACTATAAATGGAAACACGATCGAGAAGCTTTTGAAAAGAATTGAATTCTTCAACATATCTCTTCCACAATCAGAAGTTAATAGCTTAGCCGCCTCTCTATTCCCTCCCAGCACTCCACCAGAGATCTCCAAGCTATACAACCACCTCAAAAATTCCCGGCGCATACAAGCATCCTTCCACGTTACCCTAATTCACAAGGCCTCTGCGAAAGACCGCCCAGATATATGGGACCAGTACAAAGATCTCTACAAGAACGCCCTACAACGACAGCTACAACAGCCCGACGGCCACACGAGAAACCCAACCCCCGCTCTCGGCGCTGCAAGAGTGCGCATTGAACGGCTTGTCTGGAATGACAAGATCATGGCCTTCGTAGCGCGCATTATGCCCGTTGACCACGACGAACGCCTCAACTCACATGTTTCCCGGGACATGGGCTCGTGGGAATGCGCGAACGATATTCCACACGTTACGGTTGGCACTGCGGCTCCGAACATCAAGCCCAAGGAGAGCAACGATCTGTTGAGGCACTGGTTGGAGCACGGGGCGAACGCGGAGACAGGGATCATGGAAGCTGAGATTCCGTCGGTCAAGGTGCTGGAGGGGATTGTGGGGGTTGTTTTGAGTCGTTCTTAG
- a CDS encoding uncharacterized protein (EggNog:ENOG410PK1D~COG:S~BUSCO:14626at33183) yields MSTPNPYILAAENSPSLIPLLRSNPSLASAQDEHGYSLLHAAASYGHLELLRSLVQEFGVNVNLTDEDGETCLFVTETVEIARCLVEELGVDRTVKNHDGLTAEEAILGDDSFPEVAAYLKGTPVSNLAENLVRPGQQLPPNVTVSFGTMTKPAVNGDADVPDPEFKRRIEELASRENFHSEENQRELRELVTEAIRGVNAETQQKDLRRRLD; encoded by the coding sequence ATGTCAACTCCCAACCCGTACATCCTCGCAGCGGAGAATTCCCCGTCCTTAATACCCCTCCTTCGATCGAACCCTTCGCTCGCGTCTGCACAGGATGAGCATGGCTATTCTCTTTTACACGCCGCAGCGTCGTACGGACACTTAGAGTTACTCCGCTCCTTGGTCCAGGAGTTTGGAGTCAACGTCAACCTTACCGACGAAGACGGAGAAACTTGCCTTTTCGTTACCGAGACTGTCGAGATAGCACGTTGCTTGGTGGAGGAGCTTGGGGTAGATCGGACTGTGAAGAACCACGATGGATTAACGGCAGAAGAGGCCATTCTCGGCGATGACTCCTTTCCAGAAGTTGCAGCATATCTAAAAGGAACCCCTGTGAGCAACCTCGCCGAAAACCTTGTTCGCCCGGGCCAACAGCTGCCTCCGAATGTCACCGTGAGCTTTGGCACAATGACCAAGCCAGCTGTCAATGGAGATGCGGATGTTCCAGACCCGGAATTTAAGCGAAGAATAGAGGAGCTTGCGTCGAGAGAAAACTTCCACAGCGAGGAGAACCAACGGGAACTGCGAGAACTGGTTACGGAGGCGATTAGGGGTGTCAATGCGGAAACTCAACAAAAGGACCTTCGGCGGCGGTTAGACTGA
- a CDS encoding uncharacterized protein (EggNog:ENOG410PNCT~COG:S~BUSCO:13887at33183): protein MSLSPVPYSASNEQHTQTLQGVPPPPPPKPISHEASRRGTPLLGQQFPSPAPSTPPKEALQSQADASISTSHAPPNRPFSPRNLQQPPGLDEGWIPDILKDKSTKDLQSILSNPTLLNALANTHPSYPSAQTHLLTLLESNKSLATRALELESHLAALRASTETLLLQHQSLELSWRKKQTEMDAALAPWSPKALYQRLAAAIAEQEAVVRAVEESFLDGDLQHHGVAGEREVVEWVRRLRSEGAKLEFRRDARARWDEGRVGGWR from the exons ATGTCACTCTCACCGGTCCCATATTCCGCTTCCAACGAGCAACACACTCAAACACTACAAGGAGTaccacctcctccaccgCCTAAGCCAATAAGTCATGAAGCAAGCAGAAGAGGCACTCCCCTTTTGGGTCAACAATTTCCATCGCCAGCTCCATCTACACCACCCAAGGAAGCATTACAGTCTCAGGCAGACGCAAGCATTTCAACAAGTCACGCTCCGCCCAATCGCCCATTCTCTCCCCGCAACCTCCAACAACCTCCAGGCCTTGACGAAGGATGGATTCCAGATATCCTCAAAGACAAATC AACAAAAGATCTCCAATCCATTCTCTCTAATCCCACCCTCCTCAACGCCCTCGCAAATACCCACCCTTCCTACCCCTCCGCACAAACCCACCTCCTAACGCTCCTTGAATCCAACAAATCCCTCGCCACTCGTGCCCTCGAGCTAGAATCCCACCTCGCCGCCCTCCGCGCCTCCACCGAAACCCTCCTCCTTCAGCACCAATCCCTCGAGCTCTCCTGGCGCAAAAAACAAACGGAAATGGACGCCGCCCTGGCACCCTGGTCACCCAAGGCGCTGTATCAGAGACTGGCGGCAGCGATTGCCGAGCAGGAGGCCGTCGTGCGCGCGGTGGAAGAGAGCTTTTTGGATGGGGACTTGCAGCATCATGGAGTTGCCGGGGAGAGAGAAGTCGTGGAGTGGGTGAGGCGGTTGAGGAGTGAAGGTGCGAAGTTGGAGTTTAGGAGGGATGCTAGAGCGAGGTGGGATGAAGGGAGGGTTGGGGGGTGGAGGTGA